ATTCCTTGAGATTCAATAAATTTAGATAACTCTGAAATAGTCTCGGCATGAAAATCGGAAAGTCCTAGCATTTTTGAAGGCTTAGAGCAGCAGTTAAGAATTAATCCCAAAGAAGGATCACGTTGTTTTAAGGCTGAGTATGCCGCGCGGGTTGCCTCGGGAAACAGAGCAGGCAATGTGCATCCCGGAAAGAAAGCGGTTTTGCATCCATCGGGTAGGAGGTTGTCTTTGAACGGGAATTTGCCCCCTATTCGTTCGTAGCTTAGAAGAGGCGAATAAGAGTCAAGACCGAGTAAAGAGTTTTCCTGAGCGTGATTACGGAGCATCTCAAACATTTTGGATGGCTGAGCATCTACCGGGCAGACTGAGTCACACAGCGAGCAGGCAGAGCAGTTGTATGAGTTTATCGCCGCTTCGTCATAATTCAGTGCGGACGCAAGACATTCTTCTGCTATTTTGTCAGGTGATCCGTATTCCTGCAAAAAAAGACACTCGGAAACACATTCTCCGCAACCGATGCAATTCTCAGATGTAATTTTTATATTAGACAACCTGACAGCCCCAGATTTTAACACGTTTGTTGACATATTCGGTGCATTTCCCTTTGAGGTGAACTTTTACTCCGGGTTTCATGTTGCTGACAATTGCAGTTTGATCTTCTGTAAAATGGCAGATTACTTCAGCGGTATAATTGGATATTCCTTTTAGCCCGATATGTAAATCTCCAAAGTTTTTAGCGGAAACATCAACGACTTCGCCGGTAATTTCAATGACTTCATTTAAATACTTACCACTTGCAACCGTATTGTTTTCGACAAAGTCGATATAGAGCTTATATGAGCCTACGCGAAGTTTTGGCTGGCTAGTTATGACTTCATTTGCTATCCGTGCATGCCATGAGCTGAGGGTTTCTTTTTGATGAGGGTTTGTTGGTTGTTGGGCAGTCGGGCCAAGCTTTTGTGTTTTTTGAAGATCGACTCGGTTTACGAGCTGTCCTGTCGAGTCAAAAACGTCCGCTGTCGGCTTCCCGTCATTCGATATATATATTTTTGATCTGACACGGCCCATCGGGTCTACCAGATGGAATTCTTCTGCTTTAACTATGTTGCTCATTCGCATTTCTCCCTGTATCGCTCGTTAGCGTGTCGGATGACATGGTATTTAATTTACTAAGTCCTTGCTGAAAAAGGCAAGAAATAATGTAAAATTTTGTATTTTGGGCTGCTGATAACAGTTTTTTGTTTTTAAAAAAATTGATAGTGGTCTTCGAGCTTGACTTGGAGAAGCAAAAACCTTAACACTCAACCCCTT
This DNA window, taken from Maridesulfovibrio ferrireducens, encodes the following:
- a CDS encoding (Fe-S)-binding protein; its protein translation is MSNIKITSENCIGCGECVSECLFLQEYGSPDKIAEECLASALNYDEAAINSYNCSACSLCDSVCPVDAQPSKMFEMLRNHAQENSLLGLDSYSPLLSYERIGGKFPFKDNLLPDGCKTAFFPGCTLPALFPEATRAAYSALKQRDPSLGLILNCCSKPSKMLGLSDFHAETISELSKFIESQGITKILTACPNCHITFKGFSPSFKIVSIYEELLDSNISLNKPWLQKATVHDPCVTRFESGLQESVRKLLTQNGVTLIEMDHSRDKTICCGEGGGVGFHNKPFAQEWNNKRKAEAAQTGAPMVTYCAGCTNYLSDTEPVAHILDLLFVKRKETPILPRFPFNYFNRLKLRISARFA